One segment of Sander vitreus isolate 19-12246 chromosome 20, sanVit1, whole genome shotgun sequence DNA contains the following:
- the LOC144535192 gene encoding sodium-dependent lysophosphatidylcholine symporter 1-B-like, with protein sequence MARGEGAEQYAASLLSVKPINTEIKTAKPNDQGNRLSVWNKLCYAIGGAPYQITGSALGFFLQIYLLDVAQLDPFHASIILFVGRAWDAVTDPTVGFLVSRSRWTHIGRMMPWILFSTPFAVLTYFLIWYVPPFEQGKVVWYLIFYCLFQSMQTCFHVPYSALTMFISNDQKERDSATAYRMMVEVLGTVLGTAIQGQIVGGDTNCPTEPDEHDSRNSTNMSIVSLNETKQAYLISSGVICIIYIFCATVLFLGVKEKKESGRKVSQLTFCQGLWLVMGYGPYIKLVIGFLFTSLAFMLLEGNFALFITYALGHRKDYQNILLVIMLSGTVTIPFWQWFLSRFGKKKAVYFGITWAVPFMILIVCIKSNLIISYLVSVAAGVSVAAAFLLPWSMLPDVVDDFKVKNPDIYGHEALFYSYYVFFIKFASGVSLGVSTLSLKFAGYVTGSCSQPEAVSLTLKVLVSPVPVALIAVGLLILWTYPIDEERRQGNRKLLQEMLDSESETSVLGSSV encoded by the exons ATGGCACGAGGAGAGGGCGCCGAGCAGTACGCAGCGAGTTTATTGTCAGTCAAACCTATAAATACAGAGATCAAGACAGCAAAG CCAAATGACCAAGGAaaccgtctgtctgtgtggaatAAATTGTGCTATGCTATTGGTGGGGCTCCCTACCAGATCACAGGCAGCGCTCTGGGCTTCTTCCTCCAGATCTACCTGCTGGATGTGGCTCAG CTGGATCCCTTCCATGCCTCCATCATCCTGTTTGTGGGCCGGGCCTGGGACGCTGTCACAGACCCCACAGTGGGTTTCCTGGTGAGCCGGAGTAGATGGACCCACATCGGCCGCATGATGCCCTG GATCCTTTTCTCAACTCCTTTTGCGGTGCTGACTTACTTCCTCATCTGGTACGTGCCTCCTTTTGAGCAGGGGAAGGTCGTCTGGTACCTGATCTTTTACTGCCTTTTCCAGTCAATGCAGACG TGCTTCCACGTGCCATATTCAGCCCTCACCATGTTCATCAGCAACGACCAGAAGGAGAGGGACTCTGCCACTGCTTATC GTATGATGGTGGAGGTGCTGGGCACAGTTCTGGGCACAGCAATCCAGGGACAGATAGTAGGTGGCGACACAAATTGTCCCACCGAGCCTGATGAACACGACAGCAGAAACTCAACCAACATGTCCATCGTTTCACTGAATGAGACG AAACAAGCTTACTTGATTTCTTCAGGGGTCATCTGCATCATCTACATCTTCTGTGCCACAGTCTTGTTTTTGGGTGTGAAGGAGAAGAAAG AGAGCGGGCGAAAGGTATCCCAGCTCACCTTCTGTCAGGGCCTGTGGCTGGTGATGGGTTATGGACCGTACATCAAACTGGTCATCGGCTTCCTCTTCACCTCTCTGGCCTTCATG ctactGGAGGGAAACTTTGCTCTTTTCATCACCTACGCTCTCGGCCATAGAAAGGACTATCAGAATATTCTCCTGGTCATCATG ctaTCTGGGACTGTGACCATCCCGTTTTGGCAGTGGTTTTTGAGCCGGTTTGGGAAGAAGAAGGCAGTTTACTTCGGCATCAcg TGGGCAGTACCCTTCATGATCCTAATCGTCTGCATCAAGAGCAACCTGATCATTTCTTACTTGGTCTCAGTGGCGGCAGGTGTGAGCGTGGCGGCAGCTTTCCTCCTACCTTG GTCAATGCTTCCCGATGTAGTGGATGACTTCAAGGTGAAAAACCCAGACATCTATGGTCACGAAGCCCTCTTCTACTCCTACTATGTGTTCTTTATCAAGTTTGCCTCTGGAGTATCCCTGGGTGTCTCTACACTCAGTTTGAA atttgCCGGCTATGTGACTGGGAGCTGCTCACAACCTGAGGCGGTCAGTTTAACCCTGAAGGTGCTGGTCTCCCCTGTGCCTGTGGCTCTTATAGCTGTGGGACTGTTAATATTGTGGACCTACCCTATTGATGAAGAAAGGAGGCAGGGCAACCGAAAACTACTGCAGGAAATGCT GGACTCTGAGTCTGAAACTTCAGTGCTTGGGAGCAGTGTGTAG
- the zpcx gene encoding zona pellucida protein C — protein sequence MSQLSSQGPYPPLTPRPMRPGEPEAKIQSDYAYLPDVSVTCSTSDVVVRVKPAFYGLGADKEELKLGSACKSNGVLRPYGDLLFTYPLTACDAVRESSHGYLLYKYELHYKPSRERFPRITVDIECRYQRSHHVHRLTVRPTWETAVVRKRLKGSPDDFLIELMDDSWSMPAKSQVYQLGKTVNFQVSAPNLSNGGKLYINTCHATPSSGAKSYIRKYTIIDNFGCLLDSKSNPGASQFISRTDKTLRFSLKAFQFTSDPYLEISIHCNLFVTPEDAGPAHKSCTYRVNGWKALTGDNSVCECCDSQCVTSKPWRAMMEGSASSVSLLVSHQPYAEDGFLPVSMSREGETLWKSAEVAMYDDNEVQDYADEEDEKQLEEDKEESGVVFGVMTEPDLDELEFRRRVLVEEEEECEMKDSNQFKEDGSGYVVEEKEGGFEREAEIHLNRKEGKVSRHLAQMLTSEVGLQREVEPLVSEGSEENWKHTDGGEDDDGTTSSEVEWKTDGLADFREDSEMTWYFTWR from the exons ATGTCTCAACTCAGTTCCCAAGGGCCTTACCCTCCTCTGACCCCTCGACCCATGCGTCCAGGAGAGCCCGAGGCAAAGATCCAGTCGGACTATGCTTACCTCCCAGACGTTTCTGTAACCTGCTCCACGTCTGACGTTGTCGTGCGGGTCAAACCAGCTTTCTACGGTCTGGGCGCGGATAAAGAGGAGCTGAAATTAGGCAGCGCCTGCAAAAGCAACGGGGTTCTCAGACCATACGGCGACCTGCTTTTCACGTATCCTCTGACAGCGTGTGATGCCGTGCGCGAG TCGTCCCACGGGTATCTGCTCTACAAATACGAGCTCCATTATAAGCCTTCGCGAGAGCGTTTTCCAAGGATCACTGTCGACATTGAATGTCGTTATCAAAG GAGCCACCATGTGCATCGTCTGACTGTGCGGCCCACCTGGGAAACTGCTGTTGTGCGTAAAAGGCTGAAAGGAAGTCCAGATGACTTCCTGATAGAGTTGATGGATG ATTCATGGAGCATGCCAGCCAAGTCTCAGGTGTACCAGCTTGGAAAGACTGTTAATTTCCAGGTCTCTGCTCCTAATCTCTCAAATGGTGGAAAACTGTACATCAATACCTGCCATGCTACACCATCCAGTGGTGCTAAATCATATATACGCAAATACACCATCATTGACAATTTTGG CTGTTTGCTGGACAGCAAGAGCAACCCAGGGGCCTCTCAGTTCATCTCTCGGACAGACAAGACCCTACGATTCTCCCTAAAGGCTTTCCAGTTTACTTCTGACCCTTACCTGGAG ATCAGTATTCACTGCAATTTGTTTGTCACACCTGAGGACGCAGGTCCTGCACACAAATCATGCACCTACAGAGTGAACGG GTGGAAGGCCCTCACTGGTGATAACTCTGTATGTGAATGCTGTGATTCACAATGTGTGACCTCCAAACCCTGGAGGGCCATGATGGaag GCTCTGCCAGCAGTGTATCATTGTTGGTATCTCATCAGCCGTATGCAGAAGATGGCTTTCTACCAGTCAGCATGAGCAGAGAAGGCGAGACCCTGTGGAAAAGTGCTGAAGTAGCAATGTATGATGACAACGAAGTGCAAGACTATGCAGATGAAGAGGATGAGAAGCAGCTTGAAGAAGATAAAGAGGAAAGTGGGGTTGTCTTTGGAGTGATGACGGAACCTGATTTAGATGAGTTAGAATTTAGGAGGAGGGTCTtagtggaggaggaagaagagtgtGAAATGAAGGATTCAAATCAGTTTAAAGAGGATGGGTCGGGGTATGTAGTagaagagaaggaggggggaTTCGAAAGGGAAGCTGAGATCCATTTGAATCGGAAGGAAGGCAAAGTGTCGCGTCACTTGGCACAAATGTTGACATCAGAAGTCGGCCTACAGAGAGAGGTAGAGCCGCTGGTCTCTGAAGGCAGTGAAGAAAACTGGAAGCATACAGATGGAGGTGAAGATGATGACGGGACGACATCCTCTGAGGTGGAGTGGAAGACTGACGGTCTGGCAGATTTCAGAGAGGATAGTGAGATGACCTGGTATTTCACATGGAGGTAG